Proteins from one Bufo gargarizans isolate SCDJY-AF-19 chromosome 8, ASM1485885v1, whole genome shotgun sequence genomic window:
- the LOC122945415 gene encoding zinc finger MYM-type protein 1-like: protein MKRNYASGSQKRKKRKEEEDKKKQDSGALLKFLSPQALPKDTSTDEATPSTSSSTSTDASLLSADVSSIAQATPSIASHTVEATASRTEIESAPLPNTEVTSTAQDTTSNVIIADDPAQWPAVLTDSVRCQIVKKGPVQVKNIVFPQNSESPPLRFTNENYMRSMKNGEKILRSWMLYSISTDSVFCFACTVFGKRDNALSNCGFRTWRNLAHHLKLHKYSKGHCDNMTNWHELQRRLQTNTTIDRRQQSLMQIEIEHWKCVIRRVIAIICHLAERNQALRGTTSELYDPHNGNFLAQVELMAQFDSVMTEHIRRIQNQETRVHYLSGTIQNEIIALIGKKVLEEIVRRVHRVKYYSVIMDCTPDVSHKEQLSIVLRIVNCEPSVSIAEHFFGFLDVEETTGKGLTEVLLDHLQKQSLSLSDCRGQSYDNGSNMMGHKQGVQARILQLNSKAFCIPCSSHTLNLVVADAAKSSVLSISIFGVLQRLYNLFSSSVQRWAVLKEHVKQLTLKPLSTTRWEARIDCVKVVRYQLPEILDALSALQMFAIEKGDSETMSSAKSLHGEMKTWSFLLCTMTWYNVLYQINHVSKLLQSPNVSMETLRSETEGVKYYLENFREKGIGSCQTDAKEIAENLDMEMTLPEKRQRKKKRQSLYEGTEDTQSTPDETFRRDFFLPMVDTALRSLSDRFSRLKGVYDLYDFLFSKDNMKQTIKNGKLHERCKKLEQTLHDIDADDLALEINSSLYTFPDHVATSPFDMLNYIYSEKLLDLYSNLSIALRLLLTLPVSVASGERSFSALKLIKNYMRSTMGQERLTGLALTSIERDVRQSLDMEDIVIAFAENKVRKQQF from the exons ATGAAGCGGAATTATGCTTCAGGAAGCCagaaaagaaagaagagaaaggaagaggaggataAGAAAAAACAAGATAGTG GTGCTTTGCTTAAATTTCTCAGCCCTCAGGCTCTTCCTAAGGATACCTCCACTGATGAAG CTACACCATCAACGTCATCCTCAACATCAACAGATGCATCACTTCTCAGTGCTGATGTCTCCTCTATAGCACAAG CTACACCGTCAATAGCATCTCATACAGTGGAAGCCACTGCATCCAGAACAGAAATTGAGTCTGCACCACTACCCAACACTGAGGTTACCTCTACAGCTCAAGATACCACAAGCAATGTAATTATAGCTGATGACCCTGCGCAGTGGCCAGCAGTCCTGACTGATAGTGTGCGCTGTCAAATTGTTAAAAAAGGACCAGTGCAAGTCAAAAACATTGTATTCCCCCAAAATTCTGAGAGTCCACCTCTAAGATTCACAAATGAGAATTACATGAGAAGCATGAaaaatggggagaaaattctTAGATCGTGGATGTTATATTCCATAAGCACAGACTCAGTGTTCTGTTTTGCCTGCACTGTTTTTGGGAAGCGTGATAATGCCTTAAGCAACTGTGGCTTCCGTACATGGAGGAACCTAGCTCATCATTTAAAATTACACAAATATTCAAAGGGTCATTGTGACAATATGACAAACTGGCATGAGCTGCAGAGGAGACTGCAAACCAATACGACCATAGATCGAAGACAACAAAGCTTGATGCAGATAGAGATTGAGCATTGGAAATGTGTCATAAGGAGAGTGATTGCTATAATTTGTCACTTAGCAGAACGCAACCAGGCTTTAAGAGGGACCACAAGTGAATTGTATGACCCGCACAATGGGAATTTTCTGGCACAAGTTGAACTGATGGCACAGTTCGATTCAGTTATGACTGAACACATAAGAAGGATACAAAACCAAGAGACAAGAGTGCATTACTTGAGTGGAACTATTCAAAATGAAATAATTGCACTAATTGGAAAAAAGGTACTGGAAGAGATTGTGAGAAGAGTACACAGAGTAAAGTATTACTCTGTTATTATGGATTGCACTCCTGATGTCAGTCATAAGGAACAGCTTTCCATTGTTCTGAGAATTGTTAATTGCGAACCATCTGTGTCCATTGCAgaacatttctttggatttttagATGTTGAAGAAACAACTGGTAAGGGCCTGACTGAAGTCCTACTTGACCACCTGCAGAAACAAAGCCTGAGTCTTTCTGACTGCCGTGGTCAGTCTTATGACAATGGCAGCAATATGATGGGCCATAAACAGGGTGTTCAGGCAAGAATTTTGCAATTGAACAGCAAAGCATTTTGCATTCCATGCAGCAGTCATACACTTAACCTGGTTGTGGCAGATGCTGCCAAGTCCTCAGTGCTGTCCATCTCCATCTTTGGTGTGTTGCAAAGACTCTATAACTTATTCAGTTCCTCTGTGCAACGCTGGGCAGTTCTAAAGGAACATGTAAAGCAGCTCACTTTAAAACCTTTGTCAACAACAAGATGGGAAGCTCGAATTGACTGCGTGAAGGTGGTGCGATACCAGTTACCAGAGATCCTGGATGCATTGTCTGCACTCCAGATGTTTGCTATAGAGAAGGGGGACTCAGAGACCATGTCCAGTGCTAAAAGCTTACATGGTGAGATGAAGACCTGGTCTTTTCTGCTTTGCACAATGACCTGGTACAATGTTTTGTACCAGATCAATCATGTCAGCAAGCTGCTACAAAGTCCAAATGTTTCAATGGAAACACTTAGATCAGAAACAGAAGGAGTAAAATACTACCTTGAAAACTTCAGGGAAAAAGGGATTGGCTCCTGTCAAACTGATgcaaaggagattgcagaaaatcTGGATATGGAAATGACCCTTCCTGAGAAAAGGCAGCGTAAAAAGAAAAGACAGTCTCTATATGAAGGTACAGAGGACACTCAGTCTACTCCAGATGAGACTTTCAGAAGAGACTTCTTTCTGCCCATGGTTGACACAGCCCTCAGAAGCCTAAGTGACAGGTTTTCAAGATTAAAGGGTGTTTATGACCTTTATGACTTTCTGTTCTCAAAGGACAACATGAAGCAGACAATAAAGAATGGAAAGCTTCATGAACGATGCAAAAAATTGGAACAAACCCTCCATGACATTGATGCTGATGACTTGGCACTTGAGATCAATTCATCTCTCTACACATTTCCAGACCATGTAGCCACTTCCCCATTTGACATGCTTAATTACATATACAGTGAGAAGCTACTGGATTTGTACAGTAATTTAAGCATTGCTTTGCGTctactcctgactctccctgtgtCAGTGGCCTCTGGTGAGAGGAGCTTTTCAGCTTTGAAGCTGATAAAAAATTACATGAGGTCCACCATGGGCCAAGAAAGGCTCACAGGACTGGCACTTACATCAATTGAGCGTGATGTTCGCCAGTCTTTGGACATGGAGGACATTGTGATTGCCTTTGCAGAAAACAAGGTTCGCAAACAGCAGTTTTAG